A region of Argentina anserina chromosome 5, drPotAnse1.1, whole genome shotgun sequence DNA encodes the following proteins:
- the LOC126796138 gene encoding uncharacterized protein At5g65660-like has product MERRVENDEVSTRPSLAFPLGLALLLLMLLSICTFFLCCIHWDRVRSLFLSSLDQDQDPDQDESDQKPACTKTMENQDQLQSLPVLMPGDHVPKFLAIACPCELPAVEKKITVIVDKSTS; this is encoded by the exons ATGGAGAGGAGAGTGGAGAACGATGAAGTATCAACTCGGCCTTCTTTAGCTTTTCCTCTGGGTTtggctcttcttcttcttatgcTACTGAGCATCTGCACCTTTTTCTTGTGCTGTATCCACTGGGACAGAGTTCGATCTCTCTTCTTATCCTCTCTCGATCAAGATCAAGACCCAGATCAAGACGAGTCAGATCAGAAACCTGCATGTACGAAAACG ATGGAAAATCAAGATCAATTGCAGAGCTTGCCGGTACTGATGCCTGGAGATCATGTTCCAAAGTTCTTAGCAATTGCATGCCCCTGTGAACTtccggcggtggagaagaagaTCACAGTGATAGTAGACAAGTCTACTAGCTAG